The following are encoded in a window of Streptomyces sp. 11x1 genomic DNA:
- a CDS encoding arylcarboxylate reductase: MSAPADVSPAVRGTECDTLIEDWLETDLDAWTRKVVGRHFHPETGSPYWLRRAARLDFDARDITRYEQLTAFGPFPVDILRSQDPTDLVPLDVPRPLSGRVWDTGGTTGTPCRVFYTPAMLLHRGAWRRWSFVTEGFAQGRTWLQATPTGPHLIGNGVWEVSDLYAGQVYAVDMDPRWVKRLIRAGRLADAAEYTTHLLEQVADVLTHGRIDYLNTTPALFQALVRRHPDLVAPLRGVRLSGTQLSPDMYRGFEAAMDDGICGRSYGNTFGNAAGLPVEQNAELMPYVPNYPQVTMNVVRKEDWSTAVEYGTVGQVRLTVLHEDLFLPNILERDQALRYDTGSRWPSDGVANVTPLQTTSSAPEGLY; encoded by the coding sequence GTGAGCGCGCCGGCCGACGTGTCGCCCGCCGTGCGGGGCACGGAGTGCGACACGCTGATCGAGGACTGGCTCGAAACCGACCTCGACGCGTGGACACGGAAGGTGGTGGGGCGGCACTTCCACCCGGAGACCGGCAGCCCGTACTGGCTGCGGCGCGCCGCCCGACTCGACTTCGACGCACGGGACATCACCCGCTATGAGCAGCTCACGGCGTTCGGTCCGTTTCCGGTGGACATCCTGCGCTCCCAGGACCCGACGGACCTCGTGCCGCTCGACGTACCGCGCCCGCTGAGCGGCCGCGTCTGGGACACCGGCGGCACCACCGGCACACCCTGCCGGGTCTTCTACACGCCCGCCATGCTGCTGCACCGCGGAGCGTGGCGCCGCTGGTCCTTCGTCACCGAGGGGTTCGCCCAGGGGCGGACCTGGCTCCAGGCGACCCCCACGGGACCGCATCTGATCGGCAACGGCGTGTGGGAGGTGTCGGATCTGTACGCCGGGCAGGTGTACGCCGTCGACATGGACCCGCGCTGGGTCAAGCGACTCATCCGGGCCGGCCGACTGGCGGACGCGGCCGAGTACACCACCCACCTGCTGGAGCAGGTCGCCGACGTGCTCACCCACGGCCGGATCGACTACCTCAACACCACCCCCGCGCTCTTCCAGGCGCTGGTGCGCCGCCATCCCGACCTGGTCGCACCGCTGCGGGGGGTGCGGCTGAGCGGCACGCAGTTGAGCCCGGACATGTACCGCGGCTTCGAGGCCGCGATGGACGACGGCATCTGCGGTCGCAGCTACGGCAACACTTTCGGCAACGCGGCGGGCCTGCCCGTCGAGCAGAACGCCGAACTCATGCCCTATGTTCCGAATTACCCGCAGGTGACAATGAATGTCGTACGCAAAGAGGACTGGTCAACGGCGGTGGAATACGGCACCGTAGGACAGGTTCGACTGACCGTGCTGCACGAAGACCTGTTCCTTCCCAACATCCTCGAACGCGACCAGGCGCTGCGTTACGACACCGGCTCGAGATGGCCGTCCGACGGGGTCGCGAATGTGACTCCGCTACAGACCACTTCGTCGGCTCCCGAGGGGCTCTACTAA
- a CDS encoding AAA family ATPase: protein MILIDRKDELFTLHEFLAASRRGNGHVVLVSGSVGIGKSELLYAFAEEASATGSEVLRAVGREEERDVPFGIVHQLVRDIPLPAPLRTRMTVLENSFASEPPARHESAALQAHVARGLCRALLHAAGAGGLLLCVDDVQHTDSASLSCLLQLLPHTRSAPVMLVFSRPDSARHCPPLLSTELLRHPFYRRVRLAPLSPEGTTELTKTALGTEEAQALGPAYHSLSGGNPLLVHALLRDHRDRVDGAGDGDAGSEVPPAGEEFAQAVLACLHGREPDILGVARTMALLDSCSSPDRIGRLLQLGPSSVANALRHMEAAGLVDGNRFRHPAARSAVLDDIPWGVLSQQRVDIAELLHHEGLPTPTVARHLVAARHVPPCWAVPVLMDASEQARRSGDVGFALECLELALSGSDDAREQALTTMMLARLEWQLNPSMVMPRLGPLSEALLTGVLPAQLAVPLSRALLWHGRFDEAAEVIRALGPKVPGPQGLFTENREWLRNRYPTMVPLLPAAEDGPGIRDSREPAAARPVLLAETVLGSTLRNGGDESSAWSAEQVLRSCPLDDSSLYALESALLSLVYADRLGQASVWSAKLLQKATARQAPTWQAKLTAIRAELALRQGDLNEACTLARSAMTHLSPRSWGVAVGAPLSTLVLAATAMGADDVAEEYLRHSVPEAISESRYGLQYLYARGHHHLAAGRVHAALDDFLRCGDQARAWDMDLPSFLPWRSGAAAAHLRLGQRDQVRRLADAELARPGSAKSRSRGVAMCLLAEIAEPRRRASLLLEAVSVLRLTGDRLELARALAALSSAQRAIGEAEQARRALYQALHLADVCGAEHLQPSLAPRGREETPPDPGTVPRDPLSAAERRVASLAALGNSNREIADQLCVTISTVEQHLTRVYRKLNVTRRADLPREFKTLTVGSI, encoded by the coding sequence ATGATACTGATCGACCGCAAAGACGAACTGTTCACGTTACACGAATTCCTCGCGGCCAGCCGTCGCGGCAATGGACACGTCGTCCTCGTCAGCGGCTCCGTAGGCATCGGCAAGTCCGAGTTGCTCTATGCCTTTGCCGAGGAGGCGTCCGCGACCGGTTCCGAGGTCCTGCGAGCCGTCGGTCGAGAAGAGGAGCGCGACGTCCCGTTCGGTATCGTCCATCAACTCGTCCGGGACATTCCGCTGCCCGCCCCGCTGCGTACGCGGATGACCGTCCTGGAGAACAGCTTCGCCTCCGAGCCGCCCGCCCGTCATGAGTCGGCCGCCCTGCAGGCCCATGTCGCCCGCGGCCTGTGCCGCGCGCTGCTGCACGCGGCCGGGGCGGGCGGCCTGCTGCTCTGCGTCGACGACGTTCAACACACCGACTCCGCTTCCCTGAGCTGTCTGCTCCAACTGCTCCCGCACACCAGATCCGCCCCTGTGATGCTGGTGTTCAGCCGCCCGGACAGTGCCCGCCACTGTCCCCCGCTGTTGAGCACCGAACTGCTCCGCCATCCCTTCTACCGGCGTGTCCGGTTGGCTCCCCTGTCCCCGGAGGGCACGACCGAGCTCACGAAGACGGCCCTGGGCACGGAGGAGGCACAGGCCCTCGGCCCCGCCTACCACTCCCTGAGCGGCGGCAACCCCTTGCTCGTCCACGCCCTGCTGAGGGACCACCGCGACCGGGTGGACGGTGCCGGTGACGGCGACGCCGGGTCCGAAGTCCCGCCCGCGGGAGAGGAGTTCGCGCAAGCGGTGCTCGCCTGTCTGCACGGCCGGGAGCCGGACATCCTCGGCGTGGCCCGCACGATGGCGTTGCTGGACTCCTGCTCCTCCCCCGACCGCATAGGCCGCCTGCTCCAGCTCGGTCCGTCCTCGGTGGCGAACGCGCTGCGGCACATGGAGGCCGCTGGGCTCGTCGACGGCAACCGTTTCCGTCATCCGGCGGCACGGTCGGCCGTCCTGGACGACATACCCTGGGGCGTTCTCTCCCAACAGCGAGTCGACATCGCGGAGTTACTCCACCATGAGGGACTTCCGACTCCCACGGTCGCCCGGCATCTTGTCGCCGCGCGACACGTGCCACCCTGCTGGGCAGTCCCCGTGCTGATGGACGCCTCCGAGCAGGCGCGCCGAAGCGGCGATGTCGGCTTCGCCCTGGAGTGCCTGGAACTGGCGCTCTCCGGCTCCGACGACGCACGCGAGCAGGCGCTCACGACGATGATGCTCGCGCGGCTGGAGTGGCAGCTCAACCCCTCCATGGTGATGCCTCGTCTGGGGCCGCTGTCCGAAGCGCTGCTGACGGGCGTCCTGCCCGCCCAGCTGGCCGTGCCGCTCTCCCGTGCCCTGCTGTGGCACGGGCGCTTCGACGAGGCCGCCGAGGTGATCCGCGCGCTGGGCCCGAAGGTCCCGGGCCCCCAGGGCCTGTTCACGGAAAACAGGGAGTGGCTGCGGAACCGCTACCCCACGATGGTGCCTCTCCTCCCCGCCGCCGAGGACGGCCCGGGCATCCGCGACAGCAGGGAACCCGCGGCCGCCAGACCCGTCCTGCTCGCCGAGACCGTCCTCGGCTCGACACTGCGCAACGGCGGCGACGAGTCCAGCGCCTGGAGCGCCGAACAAGTGCTGCGCTCCTGTCCCCTGGACGACAGCAGTCTGTACGCGCTGGAGTCCGCGCTGCTCTCGCTCGTCTACGCGGACCGGCTCGGCCAGGCCTCCGTCTGGTCGGCCAAGCTCCTGCAGAAGGCCACCGCCCGGCAGGCACCCACCTGGCAGGCGAAGCTCACCGCGATCCGCGCCGAACTGGCCCTGCGACAGGGCGATCTGAACGAGGCCTGCACCCTCGCCCGCTCCGCCATGACCCATCTCTCGCCCCGCAGTTGGGGAGTCGCCGTCGGTGCGCCGCTGAGCACGCTCGTCCTGGCCGCGACCGCCATGGGGGCGGACGACGTCGCCGAGGAGTACCTGCGGCACTCGGTACCGGAGGCGATCTCCGAGTCACGGTACGGCCTGCAGTATCTCTACGCCCGGGGCCATCACCATCTGGCCGCGGGCCGGGTGCACGCGGCCCTGGACGACTTTCTGCGCTGCGGCGACCAGGCCCGCGCCTGGGACATGGATCTGCCGTCCTTCCTGCCCTGGCGCAGCGGCGCGGCGGCCGCGCATCTGCGCCTCGGGCAGCGGGACCAGGTCCGCCGACTCGCGGACGCGGAGCTGGCCCGCCCCGGCAGCGCCAAATCCCGCAGCCGCGGCGTCGCCATGTGCCTGCTCGCCGAGATAGCCGAACCGCGGCGCCGGGCGAGCCTGCTGCTGGAAGCAGTCAGTGTCCTGCGGCTCACCGGGGACAGGCTCGAACTGGCCCGGGCACTGGCCGCGTTGAGTTCCGCGCAGCGCGCGATCGGTGAGGCGGAACAGGCAAGGCGAGCGCTGTACCAGGCGCTGCACCTGGCCGATGTGTGCGGCGCCGAACATCTGCAGCCCTCTCTGGCGCCGCGCGGCAGGGAGGAGACACCGCCCGACCCGGGCACCGTTCCACGCGATCCCCTCAGCGCGGCGGAGCGACGGGTGGCGTCCCTGGCCGCCCTGGGCAACTCCAACCGTGAGATCGCCGACCAACTGTGCGTCACCATCAGCACGGTGGAACAGCATCTGACCCGCGTCTACCGCAAGCTCAACGTCACCAGGCGCGCAGATCTCCCCAGAGAGTTCAAAACCCTGACCGTCGGATCCATCTGA
- a CDS encoding BTAD domain-containing putative transcriptional regulator: MGSSKVRTMLAVLALEAGQAVSHTDLADELWSGDTVRNPRNAMQAHATRVRRVLKGEGGRCGSGTTVLRSVPNGYVLDVPREHIDGHRFLDLASQAATTLADAPERALRLLDSALLLWRGPALLDAGDGLRCRSAARLFEERRLSALADQVRARIMLGDHARAIAELHRLVAQFPLREHFCDLLMLALYQVGRQSDALEQFRLARQRLDEELGIRPGELLQRRHAEILAQDPALAHAGLV; the protein is encoded by the coding sequence GTGGGATCCAGCAAAGTCCGGACCATGCTCGCCGTCCTCGCCCTGGAAGCGGGCCAGGCGGTTTCCCATACTGATCTGGCGGACGAACTCTGGTCGGGCGACACCGTCCGCAATCCCCGCAACGCCATGCAGGCACATGCCACCCGGGTACGCAGGGTGCTGAAGGGCGAGGGCGGGCGGTGCGGCTCGGGGACCACCGTGCTGCGCTCCGTACCCAACGGCTACGTCCTGGACGTCCCGCGCGAGCACATCGACGGGCATCGGTTTCTCGACCTGGCGTCCCAGGCCGCGACGACGCTGGCCGACGCCCCCGAACGGGCACTTCGTCTGCTGGACTCCGCGCTGCTCCTGTGGCGTGGTCCGGCCCTGCTGGACGCGGGCGACGGGCTGCGCTGCCGCAGCGCCGCCCGGCTGTTCGAGGAGAGACGTCTCTCCGCCCTGGCGGATCAGGTGCGGGCTCGCATCATGCTCGGAGACCACGCTCGGGCGATCGCCGAACTGCACCGGCTGGTGGCCCAGTTCCCGTTGCGGGAGCATTTCTGTGATCTGCTCATGCTGGCGTTGTACCAGGTCGGGCGCCAGAGCGACGCCCTGGAGCAGTTCCGGCTGGCCCGGCAGCGTCTCGACGAGGAACTGGGCATCAGGCCCGGGGAACTGCTCCAGCGCCGGCACGCGGAGATCCTGGCGCAGGATCCCGCGTTGGCGCATGCCGGCCTCGTGTGA
- a CDS encoding polyketide synthase: MIPEAIAVVGIGALYPAARGAEQYWRLLTAPATDGAPAPAAGGLGDIEVDVAGFGIPPAQTGTMSRMQLLALEAARQCLQDAGYDRRPLPSDRVDVTVGTCFGLDRQYANALRIEGARYAVELGRTLAEHGGHASDANADTTEEFRAALIGRLGASPHDRVSELVSSIPARVASAFKLRGRTLALESADVTSYVGLAYAMDSLRAGTSDAVLLITGQRHEGPFVARAFAAKGLGQEEATGAAAPYDTGPFSEGVGALLLKRLSSAEQDGDRVYATVRSCVLRHEGRPGAFRYPDRDGLWEEAAVAGRTTCAAAAEAVQYVEAAGSGVAGESHAEQRALTASFTGAAPGSVAVGSVRDRLGHTLANAGLAGLSKIALALHHRRLPGGGTRSRIPHGGALRTVPGTEDWPAPSGGGPRRAALVGSSLTGTVAHVVMEEYGAPHSGGGASAEGLRAVTGAGTVSRDGPIPIAVVGFAGRFAGCPDAEAFWARTLAGHSMVGPVPDDVFDRSIFYAPGALSLDRSYTDQGAFVPVPDGPPPGLRLPPSRYAALDAAQRVALDVAAELFARRGYAPGGPPGSGLVAVGSNLGLHNERRLNSLLCVDVLEQVADGLDTLGALSARARREVLRLVRDRTVADADFTHALDGCLASGVAALIANEFALDAVPVAVEAACASSLAALDLAVGRLRSGAVDYAVAGGVELPCNARDMVLCSSLSLLSHGRITPFDEAADGFSPGDGCALFLLKRYDDALRDGDPIHGLLRGIGASNDARSLIAPDITGQASAMLQAFDQVEFEPSDVDYLEAHGTGTRVGDRVEIAAVALVYGAVPRRRPLDIGSAKSFFGHTFAAAGGAGLLRALHAVRTATVPPNTGLRTLSPELALDRVPGRIRTGAAPWEAPDGRPRRAAVSSFGTGGINYHLLLEEYQGRPR, translated from the coding sequence GTGATTCCCGAGGCGATCGCCGTGGTCGGCATCGGGGCGCTGTACCCGGCTGCTCGGGGGGCCGAGCAGTACTGGCGGTTGCTGACCGCCCCGGCGACCGACGGCGCCCCCGCTCCCGCCGCGGGCGGGCTCGGCGACATCGAGGTCGATGTCGCCGGATTCGGGATTCCACCCGCTCAGACGGGGACGATGTCCCGGATGCAGCTCCTGGCCCTGGAGGCGGCCCGCCAGTGTCTTCAGGACGCGGGCTACGATCGGCGACCGTTGCCGTCGGACCGTGTCGATGTGACGGTGGGCACCTGCTTCGGCCTGGACCGCCAGTACGCCAACGCCTTGCGGATAGAGGGCGCTCGCTACGCCGTCGAACTGGGGCGGACGCTCGCGGAGCACGGCGGCCACGCGTCGGACGCGAACGCGGACACCACCGAGGAGTTCCGCGCCGCGCTGATAGGGCGGCTCGGCGCGTCGCCGCACGACAGGGTGAGCGAGCTCGTCAGCTCCATCCCGGCGCGGGTCGCGTCCGCCTTCAAGCTGCGTGGGAGGACGCTGGCGCTGGAGTCCGCCGATGTCACGTCGTACGTGGGCCTCGCGTACGCCATGGACAGCCTGCGTGCCGGTACGTCGGACGCCGTCCTGCTCATCACCGGGCAGCGCCACGAGGGCCCCTTCGTCGCACGTGCTTTCGCCGCCAAGGGGCTGGGGCAGGAGGAGGCCACCGGTGCCGCGGCACCGTACGACACGGGCCCGTTCAGCGAGGGTGTCGGGGCACTGCTGCTCAAACGCCTCTCGTCCGCCGAACAGGACGGCGACCGTGTGTACGCCACCGTGCGGTCGTGCGTCCTGCGGCACGAGGGGCGCCCCGGCGCCTTCCGCTATCCGGACCGGGACGGGCTGTGGGAGGAGGCGGCCGTCGCGGGACGTACGACCTGTGCGGCGGCGGCCGAGGCGGTGCAGTACGTCGAAGCGGCGGGGTCCGGCGTCGCCGGCGAGTCGCATGCCGAGCAGCGGGCGCTCACTGCCTCGTTCACCGGCGCGGCGCCCGGCTCCGTGGCGGTCGGTTCGGTCCGGGACCGACTGGGGCACACCTTGGCGAACGCCGGACTCGCCGGCCTCAGCAAGATCGCGCTGGCGCTGCATCACCGCAGGCTGCCCGGCGGTGGCACGCGGTCGCGGATTCCGCACGGCGGTGCCCTGCGCACGGTGCCCGGGACCGAGGACTGGCCCGCGCCGTCCGGCGGCGGGCCGCGCCGGGCGGCGCTCGTCGGTTCGTCGCTGACCGGGACCGTGGCCCATGTCGTCATGGAGGAGTACGGCGCCCCGCACAGCGGTGGCGGTGCGTCGGCCGAGGGTCTCCGGGCGGTCACCGGGGCCGGGACGGTGAGCAGGGACGGGCCGATACCGATCGCCGTGGTGGGTTTCGCCGGACGCTTCGCCGGTTGCCCGGATGCCGAAGCGTTCTGGGCACGCACGCTCGCGGGTCACAGCATGGTCGGTCCGGTGCCGGACGACGTCTTCGACCGGAGCATCTTCTACGCGCCGGGAGCCCTCAGCCTCGACCGTTCCTACACCGACCAGGGTGCGTTCGTGCCGGTGCCGGACGGACCGCCGCCCGGTCTGCGTCTCCCACCGAGCCGCTACGCCGCGCTGGACGCGGCCCAGCGGGTGGCGCTCGACGTCGCAGCCGAACTCTTCGCCCGGCGTGGCTACGCGCCCGGCGGCCCGCCGGGCTCCGGTCTGGTGGCGGTCGGCAGCAACCTGGGGCTGCACAACGAGCGCCGCCTCAACTCCCTGCTCTGCGTCGATGTGCTGGAGCAAGTGGCCGACGGCCTGGACACCCTCGGCGCGTTGTCCGCGCGGGCCAGACGGGAAGTGCTGCGGCTCGTGAGGGACCGGACCGTGGCCGACGCGGACTTCACGCACGCGCTCGACGGCTGCCTGGCCAGCGGTGTCGCGGCACTGATCGCCAACGAGTTCGCCCTGGACGCCGTGCCCGTGGCGGTTGAGGCGGCGTGCGCCTCGTCACTCGCCGCGCTGGACCTGGCCGTCGGCAGACTGCGCTCGGGGGCGGTCGACTACGCGGTGGCCGGTGGTGTGGAACTGCCCTGCAACGCCCGTGACATGGTGCTGTGCTCCTCGCTCAGCCTGCTGTCGCACGGGCGGATCACCCCTTTCGACGAGGCCGCCGACGGTTTCTCACCCGGCGACGGCTGCGCGTTGTTCCTGCTCAAGCGGTACGACGACGCGCTCCGGGACGGCGACCCGATTCACGGCCTGCTGCGCGGCATCGGCGCCTCCAACGACGCGAGGTCGCTGATCGCTCCGGACATCACGGGCCAGGCCTCGGCCATGCTCCAGGCTTTCGACCAGGTCGAGTTCGAACCCTCCGACGTCGACTATCTGGAGGCGCACGGCACCGGCACGCGCGTCGGCGACCGAGTGGAGATCGCGGCGGTGGCCCTGGTCTACGGTGCCGTACCGCGTCGGCGCCCCTTGGACATCGGCAGCGCCAAGTCGTTCTTCGGTCATACGTTCGCGGCGGCCGGCGGAGCCGGACTGCTGCGCGCGCTGCACGCGGTGCGTACCGCGACCGTCCCACCCAACACCGGTCTGCGCACCCTCAGTCCCGAACTGGCCCTCGATCGCGTTCCCGGGCGTATCCGCACCGGTGCCGCGCCCTGGGAGGCCCCGGACGGACGTCCGCGGCGGGCTGCCGTGAGCTCCTTCGGCACCGGCGGCATCAACTACCACCTTCTCCTTGAGGAATACCAGGGCAGGCCACGATGA
- the redW gene encoding L-prolyl-[peptidyl-carrier protein] dehydrogenase, whose product MNVYFDPELDPQTREMRDMVVRFARRELAGPATADPDEFRRRWQLAGKQGLAGSSVPVEYGGSGLDAVAAAAMMEALGEGSSDTGFAFSMAAHLFAAVMPVVEFGSEKQKNRWLPALCSGESIAAHAVTEPAAGSDALNLETSALRDGGQYLLNGSKCFITNAPVADLFVVQAATRAGGGFFGLTTFLVPADTPGLTVGRTYDKVGLRGSPMADVRFTDCVVPAAQVLGSEGSGAVVFSTSMKWERTCLFGIYLGVMRRVLDSTIDHVRQREQFGTVIGGFQAVSHRIVDMLARYESARLMLYRSARGIDAGSESTVGPALAKLAVSEAAVQLGLDAIQLRGALGLLDGEAETLLRDALPARIFSGTNEIQKNNIARELRLGSRHRENRR is encoded by the coding sequence ATGAACGTGTACTTCGACCCCGAACTCGACCCGCAGACACGGGAGATGCGCGACATGGTGGTGCGGTTCGCCCGCCGTGAACTCGCGGGGCCGGCCACCGCCGACCCGGACGAATTCCGCCGCCGCTGGCAGCTGGCCGGCAAGCAGGGACTGGCCGGGAGCAGTGTCCCGGTCGAGTACGGCGGCAGCGGTCTGGACGCCGTCGCGGCGGCGGCGATGATGGAGGCGCTCGGTGAGGGAAGCAGCGACACCGGCTTCGCCTTCTCGATGGCAGCACACCTGTTCGCCGCCGTCATGCCCGTCGTGGAGTTCGGCAGCGAGAAGCAGAAGAACCGCTGGCTGCCGGCCCTGTGTTCCGGGGAATCGATCGCCGCCCATGCCGTCACAGAGCCGGCGGCCGGTTCCGACGCGTTGAACCTGGAGACCTCCGCCCTGCGCGACGGGGGCCAGTACCTGCTCAACGGGAGCAAGTGCTTCATCACCAACGCCCCGGTGGCGGACCTCTTCGTGGTGCAGGCAGCCACCCGGGCCGGGGGCGGCTTCTTCGGCCTGACCACCTTCCTGGTGCCCGCCGACACTCCGGGCCTGACCGTCGGGCGGACCTACGACAAGGTGGGGCTACGAGGATCGCCGATGGCGGACGTGCGCTTCACGGACTGCGTGGTGCCCGCGGCCCAGGTGCTGGGTTCGGAGGGCTCGGGCGCGGTCGTCTTCTCCACGTCGATGAAATGGGAGCGAACCTGTCTCTTCGGCATCTATCTGGGCGTGATGCGGCGGGTCCTTGACTCCACGATCGATCACGTGCGGCAGCGGGAGCAGTTCGGCACGGTCATCGGCGGATTCCAGGCGGTGAGTCACCGGATCGTCGACATGCTGGCGCGGTACGAGTCGGCCCGGCTGATGCTGTACCGGTCGGCGCGCGGTATCGACGCGGGAAGCGAGAGCACTGTCGGCCCTGCCCTCGCCAAACTCGCGGTCAGCGAGGCCGCGGTGCAACTGGGCCTCGACGCGATCCAGTTGCGCGGCGCGCTGGGCCTTCTGGACGGCGAGGCGGAGACCCTGCTGCGTGATGCCCTGCCGGCCAGGATCTTCTCCGGGACGAACGAGATCCAGAAGAACAACATCGCCCGCGAACTGCGCCTGGGCAGTCGCCACCGAGAAAACAGGCGCTGA
- a CDS encoding RedY protein, which translates to MHVIVHRIRLHEGVDPARFETWVRESDYRAAADLKSLHSFAVHRISTHADANANTNAPHEYFEVISVTSPEEFERDMATDTFGRLVAAFDTMASVVDEISGERIEPGYSAD; encoded by the coding sequence ATGCATGTCATCGTTCACCGCATCCGGCTCCACGAGGGCGTCGACCCCGCCCGGTTCGAGACCTGGGTGCGGGAAAGCGACTACCGCGCTGCCGCCGACCTCAAAAGCCTGCATTCCTTTGCAGTGCACCGCATCTCGACACATGCTGACGCGAATGCGAATACGAATGCGCCCCACGAATACTTCGAGGTCATCTCGGTGACCAGCCCGGAGGAGTTCGAGCGGGATATGGCGACCGACACGTTTGGGCGCCTGGTCGCCGCTTTCGACACCATGGCCTCGGTCGTGGACGAGATCTCCGGGGAGCGGATCGAACCGGGGTACTCCGCGGACTGA
- a CDS encoding response regulator transcription factor — MSIRLLVCCDNAIVGAGIQALLGRYHLDVTVETSVRRALAVAAEASPEAVIVISPLLTIDDRQELAELAELSKVILLCPPQNTHRALEALRVSVRAVLSVESSVEDLVHVIRTVTTVNVLVLPDEVGRSLALADVHLTLVPAGAGPMLTRREREVMLLLSRGKSNAEIAERLTVSNATVRSHVHHVLQKLHARTRTQAVAIAYESGLISRIAQQVSMS; from the coding sequence ATGAGTATCAGATTGCTGGTGTGCTGCGACAATGCCATCGTCGGAGCGGGAATTCAGGCACTGCTGGGGCGTTATCACCTCGATGTCACCGTGGAGACATCGGTGCGCCGTGCCCTCGCCGTGGCCGCCGAGGCGTCCCCCGAAGCTGTCATCGTCATTTCGCCCCTGCTCACCATCGACGACCGTCAGGAACTCGCCGAACTGGCCGAACTCAGCAAGGTGATCCTGCTCTGCCCCCCTCAGAACACCCATCGCGCGCTGGAAGCCCTCCGGGTCAGTGTGCGTGCCGTGCTCTCCGTGGAGTCCTCGGTGGAGGACCTCGTCCACGTGATCAGAACGGTCACCACGGTCAACGTCCTTGTCCTGCCGGACGAGGTCGGCAGGTCGCTGGCGCTCGCCGACGTGCACCTCACCCTGGTGCCGGCCGGGGCGGGTCCCATGCTCACCCGGCGCGAGCGTGAAGTGATGCTGCTGCTGTCCCGGGGCAAGTCCAACGCCGAGATCGCCGAGCGGCTGACCGTCTCGAACGCGACCGTGCGCTCACATGTGCATCACGTCCTGCAGAAGCTGCATGCGCGGACGCGCACCCAGGCGGTCGCCATCGCCTATGAGTCGGGCCTCATCAGCAGGATCGCGCAACAGGTCAGCATGTCCTGA
- a CDS encoding RedV protein: MTRPSVAPARRFEEALADATALASLSPSSHNCQPWRLARADSPEARQAAARFLGMGDEAGTEYVILALDRCRELRALAAHAMEMHVSCGAYWRLLRRALAAEGWAALQVRAVEVLPGPVRFAARWPSDWTPLCVAALRRDRSSGEGIDELWALARGRRTHRGPYRNTALDDGTLGELARTVAVPVRADDPQGAEKGGVTVRHLTSSPERSLFADFLASHAGRDFSHPAAWRETHAYVRWNAAEARRHGDGFTAAQLFGPLTPLQCLGKRLTLAPPVMRLLCLAGFHHRLAAEPAGHVRLRTPAVVVLGFTRESPGVAGQLRGGELLLDYWLAATEAGLALHPLSIVVQHDDLRRDLKALLGLTGRPFFVSRLGVPSTPAPASFRRPGSAGFRSI; the protein is encoded by the coding sequence GTGACACGTCCGTCCGTCGCTCCTGCACGGCGGTTCGAAGAGGCGCTGGCCGACGCCACCGCGCTGGCCTCGCTCAGTCCTTCCTCCCACAACTGCCAACCCTGGAGGCTCGCCCGGGCGGACTCGCCGGAGGCCCGGCAGGCCGCCGCCCGATTCCTCGGCATGGGCGACGAAGCGGGCACCGAGTACGTGATTCTCGCCCTGGACCGCTGCCGTGAACTGCGCGCTCTGGCCGCGCACGCCATGGAGATGCATGTCAGTTGCGGAGCGTACTGGCGGCTGCTGCGGCGGGCGCTGGCCGCCGAGGGGTGGGCGGCGCTGCAGGTGCGCGCCGTCGAGGTGCTGCCCGGACCGGTCCGGTTCGCCGCGCGGTGGCCGTCGGACTGGACTCCGCTGTGCGTGGCGGCGCTGCGGCGCGACCGGTCCTCGGGGGAAGGGATCGACGAACTGTGGGCGCTGGCCCGCGGGCGGCGCACCCACCGTGGGCCGTACCGGAACACCGCTCTCGACGACGGGACACTCGGGGAGCTGGCCCGCACGGTCGCCGTCCCGGTCCGGGCCGACGACCCGCAGGGGGCCGAGAAGGGCGGTGTGACGGTCCGGCACCTGACGTCGAGTCCGGAAAGGTCCCTCTTCGCGGACTTCCTGGCGTCTCACGCCGGGCGCGACTTCAGCCACCCGGCGGCCTGGCGGGAGACCCATGCGTACGTGCGGTGGAACGCCGCCGAGGCGCGTCGGCACGGAGACGGCTTCACGGCAGCTCAGCTGTTCGGACCGCTCACGCCGCTCCAGTGCCTGGGCAAGCGCCTCACGTTGGCCCCACCGGTGATGCGGCTCCTGTGTCTGGCCGGCTTCCACCACCGGCTCGCCGCGGAGCCGGCCGGGCACGTGCGGCTTCGGACGCCCGCCGTGGTGGTGCTCGGATTCACCAGGGAATCGCCGGGTGTGGCCGGGCAACTGCGGGGCGGCGAGCTGCTGCTGGACTACTGGCTGGCCGCCACGGAGGCAGGGCTGGCACTCCATCCCCTCAGCATCGTCGTGCAGCACGACGACCTGCGCCGCGATCTGAAGGCTCTGCTGGGCCTGACCGGACGCCCCTTCTTCGTCAGCCGTCTCGGCGTCCCGTCCACCCCGGCGCCCGCGTCCTTCCGTCGCCCGGGTTCCGCTGGATTCCGCTCAATTTGA